ACGTGCCGTGTCCTTTAGGCCTCTCGCTGTACCTGCCTCCCCACCCTCAACCTCTGACTGcgtctcactccctctttcaaGTCTTAGATGGAGATAGATGATGCGTCGGCAGTTTGGACAAACTCACGCTCTGCTGTTTGGGATCCTGATTCATTCTACTCgtctacctctcctctctgcttcttCTTCTGCCCTACCACGCCACGTCACACCACCCCTTCACTCaactctcccttccccctccactctcccttccccctccccatctcctccactctccatcttttctcctctcttctctagtCGAATGTGAAGAGTatggagagagagctgcacTGCCCCGTGTGTAAGGAGATTGTGAAGCAGCCCGTGGTGCTGCCATGTCAACACAGTGTCTGCCTGATGTGTGCCTCCGAGGTCCTGGTTCAAAATGGCTACCCTCCCCCCGAGCTGCCTCCAGAGCCCAACTCACCTGCCTCCACGCCCAACACCCGCTCCCCTCGCCAGGCACGCAGGCCCATGCCCAAGGCTGAGCAGAGGCCCATCGATCGCGTTCTGCGAGCTGGTGAGTTTTTGTATCGTTTCTTTTTCTTCGTTTTGTATCGAAGTGGAAAAGTCTAGTTTATCGAGTATGTTCTGTACCTACGCCATCCGGCCAACAAGTGCAACAGTCTTTGTACCACTTTCATATTATATTAGTGATCAAATGACCGAGTGTTATGGTTATGACAGTGCTATTCTAGTCTAATTTGCTTACAAAGTCCTTTTTTCGTTGTCACTGTCCATTGACAATCAATATGTCCAGCCTTGTCTAAGGATGTGCTGTGAATATTATTATCTTAgtcctttgcctctctctctccactcatcctgctcctccatgtTTGTCTGCTGGTCTCCAGGGTACGGGACGTATCCTGGGCGGCGGCGTAAGGAGGGCCCTCCCCTGGTCATGATGTTTCCCTGCATCCCCTGTGGGAGAGACGTGGAGCTGGGGGAGAAGGGCCTGACGGACTGCCTGCGCAACCTCACCCTGGAGAGAATAGtggagaggtacacacacacacacacacacacacacacacacacacacacacacaccagtaggcacacatacacgtatccacacacagagatataTACACACtccagcaggcacacacacaaagagacatacacacacacaatctgacaCATTTGACACAGCATCTCATCtgcaactctgtgtgtgtgtgtgcttcatgcCAAGCTGTGCTATTTCCTCTTGTGCTACAGGGTAGTTACGTTTCAATTAGCAGCAGCGTTAGCCTTTTGAGCAGCAGGTGAGGGAATCTGTCCAAATGCTGACTCCCATGATTCAGCACGGAGCTGAGCTTCAGCAGAGAGTGCACACTGACTCTGCAGCTGAGCAGACAGTGCATCCACACTCGACACAGGAACAGCTACATCTGCTCCCACTGTAGATGGTGTACATGTAACCGCTTCATgctgactctccctctccctctccctctccctctccctctccctctccctctccctctccctctccctctccccctccccctccccctccccctccccctcccccattctctcaggtacagacacacGGTCAGTCTGGGCAGTGTAGCAGTGATGTGTCAGTTCTGCAAGCCGCCCCAGGCCCTGGAGGCCACTAAGGGCTGTGCTGACTGCAGGGCCAGCTTCTGTAACGAGTGCTTCAAGCTCTACCACCCCTGGGGGACGCCCCGGGCCCAGCACGAACACGTCCAGCCCACTCTCAACTTCAGGCCCAAGGTAAGGcctgctggggagggctggcaggcagggagtTGGGGGTTGGGTACGGGGAAGGAAGGTCCTGTAAAGGGGGGAGTAGAATGGCCCTGTGTCACAAAGCCATGAATTTCTCGTCTTGttaaaaggttaaaaaaaagacTGGTCACAAACAATATTTACGATCCTTCTTATCCATCCATTGTAATCTCaactctcctctttccctccctctcctctggtgCCTTCAGGTTCTGACTTGCCCTGAGCACGACCAGGAGCGTCTCCAGTTCTACTGTAAGTCCTGCCAGCGGCTGCTCTGCCCGCTCTGCAAGCTGCGCCGTGCCCACGCGGGACACAAGGTCATGCCTGTCGCCCAGGCCTACCAGACACTCAAGGTGGGTATCAGGGAAACCTCAGGCTAGCTGGCTGCTTGGCTGGTTGAGCCAATGGAGGTAGGCGATATTGGGATTGTGTGGTTTATACGCGGACACTCAAACTGAACACATAGGGTACATGCAAGTATCTACTAATCGGCCATTTTAGTTCTGTTCAGTTTTATGTTCGTTTTAGAGGATGATATGGAAGGGAAATGGAAGCATCCTGATGTGTTTAATGGTGTAAATCTGCATGTCACAGACAAGTCCTGCAGGACAGGACTTAACTTGGCGTCATAACGACCCAGTGAGGGGTCTGGTTCAAATGTAGGCTAAAACTCACTAACGTGCATTCAGATTAAAGTCTCGTGCtccatttgttgttgtttgctaatgtttatcttttttttttttaggataAGATTACCAAGGAGATTAACTACATTCTGGCCAACCAGGAGACAGTGCTGGCCCAGATCACCCAGCTGGAGAGTGCCACCACTCAGATGGAGGTGACCAACGCTGCAGTCAGAGACACATACTCTGCTAGGGAGACCACAGCCGACAGGGTTTAGGATTGGGTTTACCTCCCCCTTCAGCATTATTCATTCCATTGCAACACCAACATGCCTGGAAGTTCCAATATTTCTCccatctcccatctctctcttatttTATTACGTTTTTTACAACATATTGGTATAAGCCCCTGACAGAGTATTAATTGAGCTGTATTCAACCCATACCAATGtacttttcttaaaaaaaaaacctcaAGGGGAAACAAAATAGATTTCCTCCTGCAGTCTTGGAACACATTGACCTCTTCCTTACTCCCATGTCTGCGTCTCCAGGTGAACAGCGTTGCTGCCCGTGAGCAGCTCACTCAGAGCGTCAGGGACCTGACGGCTGCTCTGGCGGAACGCCACGCCTTATTGGCCCAGGCCCTGGAGGGGGCGCGGCAGAGGAGGGGTGAAGCGTTGGCGGGCCAGGTGGATGAGAGGCGGAGCCTGATGGAGAACGCGGGGCTCATGGCCTTCTCTCAAGAGCTGCTGAAGGAGACAGACCCTTCCTGTTTCGTTCAGGCCGCTCGCCAGACTCACAACAGGTTTGACGACTTTGTCCACAACCCTCAGAATCCTCCTTTGTCCCCACAGCAGTTTTATTTGTTATTTCTACTTTGCTTTTTCTGACCCTCCCCCCATGAACCACTCCTTCTATCCACTTCTGCGCTTGCCTCTTTTCAGTTGGTTCTGTTTGTCTTCACCCCTAGTGTGTGTTGATGATTGCTTCTGTAATAGTGACATGTTTACCACAAGAGGGCACTAGATATACATGTAACTGTGCTCGTTGAAGACCAGGAATGATGCGGAATACTGttagtgtgtttgaggaggaagAATCAGTAGATTACTACATGTTGACGTATGTACAATGATGTGGCAGTGGTATGTCTTGATTATCTGCTGAATGCAAATTCAATTACTGTGCTGCAACTTTATAATCTCTGTGTCAAATATCCTTAAATATCCGCTTTCTCTGTTATGTTTCTATGTGTGTCCAATGTTtcaatgtgtgtgggtgtccattgtgtgcacgtgcacgtgtgtgtgtgtgtgcgcgtgttgtaTTGTGTTTACCTCAGGTTATCAAAGTCCATCGAGGGGATGCAGTGTTTTTCTCTGGTTGCTGATCCCTCCTTCAGACACTTCCAGCTGGACGTCTCCAAGGAGCTCAAATTGCTCAAAGAGCTGCAGTTTACCCAAGGTGAGagacctgggggggaggagagggggagcgggggagagggggagcgggggagATGGGGTGGGCTGGTGGTGGCTCGAGTGGGGAAGAGTACAAGAAACAGAGGACAGTCATTTTGTATAATGGGATGGTGTGTAGTAATACGATTACTGCTTTGGTAGTCTCTAATTGATTAAGTAGGGGAGTTACGGAGATTAGTGTGAATAGCtataaacagttttgtattacTGCTTAGTTACTGTAGGTGGTGTATGGAGGCAAGTCATAGTGGAGTGTCGGAGTAATAGTGCATTCCAAGGAACCAGCTCATACTGAAAAAGGCCTTGATTGGCAAAAAAATGAAGTCATACCAAGATGGCCCCTTTAAACAAATAACTCTTGACGAGTGAGGAAACTGGTCCGCTCTGCCTGGCTGATAGTGTGTTCCTCCAGAGCTCCACATGGACATGTGAAGGTGTCTGACCTTTCTAAAGGCAGCTCCTGCTGCTTTGCTTGTGGGTCTGTGTTGCCTGTCGCCTCCCACAGGGTGCGGTAGGACTCTGAATCCTTTCCATGGCTTATGGAAGACAAAGGAGgtctcctccatgcctctgcACCCCTAAAGTTGCCATGCGCCTCTCTATGCAAATCCCAAGGCGATTAAACAGATCTCTTCTTCCACCCTGAGCTAGACACGATTCAATGTCTGTCTGGGTTGTTAGTCCTGCCAACGTGTTTGCCGTCTGACTGACACTTGTGACTCAATTTCTCACCAGCCCCGCTGGCTCCAGTGATCGACACCCAGCGCACGCTGGCCTACGACCAGCTGTTCCTGTGCTGGCGGCTTCCCCAGGAGTCCGCCCCTGCCTGGCACTTCTCCGTGGAGTACCGTCGCCGGGGGGTGGTGccggggggcggggccaggggtgGGGTGCGGGGGGGATTGGCCGCTGCCCGCTGGGGCTGGCAGCGCCTGGAGGAAGTGGGCGGGACGAGTGCAGTGATTGACAGGCTGGAGATGGACAGCGTGTATGTGCTGAGGGTGAGAGGCTGCAACAAGGCGGGCTTCGGGGAGTACAGCGAGGAGGTGTACTTACACACACCGCCCGCACCAGGTAAgaatgctacacacacacacaatgttatgGTTGGTAAAGCTTACAGCTAAAGCTTGGTGTAACTTAACTCAGTGAGAGCACCTGAACGCACAGCTAAATAACtcattctcttttttcttcctgtttccatctgtctctccttccatttctctcttctcccaccCCATTCTCCTGGCCTTACCACCTCCCGTGTTTCTGCGTGTCagctctccgcctctctcccaTCCCGTCATCCTTCCACCCTTCACCGATTCTCTTccactttctctcctttccctcgaTATGTCGGCAACTCCGATTTGTATCACTCCATCTCTGCGTAAGGATGTGCATTCATATATTTTGATACTCTGCATCTGTACCCTTTGTTTCCATGTACTTTGCTATGCATCGCCATGTATCCTAACCCtcgctcactccctctccctcgttttctctttctctctccaataACAAGATCTGTCAATGAACTGCTGAGGTTTGCTGTTTGTTAAGACCCAAGGCTTAACAAACAGGTTGTGGTTGAGATCCAGGTTATTGGTCTAGTGGAGTCTTGAGTGGTCAGTGGTGCATCCTCGTGTCTCCCCCTGGACTAGCTTCCTGTAATCTGACTCCTTCTTTGATGGTTCCTCTTGAGTTTCTCCCCAGAGTTCCACCTTCTGCTTTGAGTCTGTCAGCTTTTCAGTATGTCGATAAAGTTCGGCTCCTTCAGTCCTTGTTCCCTGAACTCCTCCCCTTTTCTTCTGAGGTTGTGCATGTCTGCTCTCtgatattcttcttcttctctgtctctctctacgtctctctctctctctctccgtctctctctctctctctcagtctctctctctctctccgtctctctctctctctcagtctctctctctctctccgtctctctctctctctcagtctctctctgtcattctctctctctctctctctctctctctctctctctctctctctctctctctctctctctctctctctctctctctctctctctcagttgttTCCTATTGTCCTTATTATTCTTCCCTTCCTTACTACTCTTCCTCTGTTTCCCTCCTCTGtgcccttctttctctcctcccgcACCTGtcttccatcccccctctctctctccatctcttaccTGCCAACGCACTTGCTCCTTCTacgttctccctctcctcctgcacccgTCCACCCAAACGGACCCTCCGTCTATCCTATCAATCCCCTCTCGCTTCTTTCCTGCaaacacactcctccctccttccttccttctccctctcttccctcctctcttccacgcTTCCTCTTGCCTCACTCAGTGCTAAACTTCTACCTGGACTCTCGCTGGGGTCTCCATGCCGACCGTCTGGTGGTCAGCAAGGAGCAGCGCGGCGCCCGGAGCGTCCCCGgactctccctgctccaggccgCTGACCGcgccctcacttcctgtcacctgACTGCCGACCTCCTGGTGGGGGACGTGGCCATAACGCAGGGTCGCCACTACTGGGCATGCTCAGTGGAGCCTGGGTCTTACCTCGTCAAGGCAAGTAAAACAAACGGGAGAGGAGGATTATGGGATACCTTTTTTGGTTTGGTTTTCTGTGTTCCCTCTGCTGTTTGattcaaacaaatgtaaatTAGTGGAGGAGAAATGTTCCAACCTGGAGGGTCAGATATTGTGCTCTCAGATATTGAGTAAGAGGATTGGGGGTTAGGATTCTAAGGTATGTAATATGTAACATACCGTATAGATGTAAAGGGCCTCTGTATGTGTCGTATAGGTGGGGGTTGGCCTGGAGGCCAAACTCCAGGAGTGGTTCCACCTTCCCCAAGATATGGCCAGTCCTCGGTGAGTTCCACTGAGGAACATCCCATATCATGACACCCGCAGAAACAATATTAGAAGAAAACATTAGGAGAGACTAGGTTTAATAGTGTTCCTTTCTATCTCCGTAGCTATGACCCAGACAGCGGCCATGACAGTGGGGCGGAGGACGCCCTggactcccctcctcccttctccttcctcaccatGGGAATGGGGAAGATTTACCTGCCCCAGCACTCTAATCATCACCATGCCAACGGTACCCGCGACCCTGTTACCAACGGCaacagcccctcctctcccggCGGGCTCAcctaccccctgccccccaggctCGGGGTGTGCCTTGACTTCGAGAAGGGGCGTGTCACTTTCTACGATGCCCACTCACTCCGCCCTCTGTGGGACGGGCCTGTGGATTGCTCCGGCCCGGTTTGTCCAGCTTTCTGTTTCATTGGTGGAGGGGCTCTGCAATTACAAGAGCTGGTGGCCAATCGGAATGCAGATCCGACACCGGTCAGGAGGGTTACCATCCAATCCCGAGTCactaaaatgaataaataatctGAGGTGATTGAATGTCAAATGAATCGCAAACTATTTAGTCAGCTACAGCGACACACCTcagatgttttgttttgtatttaatttgtataagaaaaatactttttattgCTACCAATATGCAAATGTTATTAAGTTTTGTTACATTTTTTGTTCACATCTTTTTGCCCAGTAATAATAAAACGCTAATGTAGGGGCTTGCAAATTACACATAACTAGTTAATATGTTATTATATCTTTGACGCTTGCTCTATTTAATACGTGTTGTTGTATACATTTATAGTGTATACGATATGTATATATGCCTTATGTGAGAGATGTAGAACAGCAGGTTCACTTCAGGACCTTGTTCAGAGTCCGTGCTTTTTGATGCTCCTATGAAGCAGGCCCTGCTGGTTTTCACTGATGCTCTTGAAATGAAAAATGTCTGGACTGTTAGTGAACTCTTCCTCACCTTCACCCTCCTCAGCATCCCAACCAAAGTAACCAATACCTATATATTGTATTGTACACAAGGATGTAACTGAGTAGAATTGGAGGTAGATCAGAGGCATAATATGAGGCAATATTGGAATTAGTAATCCTTGCTGAACCTCTATAGCCACTCTAATAACACTGCTTATTAGTGTGTTTATGCATTGCTGTTATTCTCTGTCCATGGTTGaattgatggtgtgtgtgagcgcgggCGCACATGTGtacacatgagagagagagagcgagagagagtgcacATGTGtacacatgagagagagagagcgagagacagtgcATATGTGtacacatgagagagagagagcgagtgcacATGTGGAcacatgaaagagagagagcgagtgcacATGTGTCTGTAGCTGCACATGATACTGATAATCA
This genomic window from Hypomesus transpacificus isolate Combined female chromosome 4, fHypTra1, whole genome shotgun sequence contains:
- the trim46b gene encoding tripartite motif-containing 46b isoform X3, whose translation is MDALVRISSNVKSMERELHCPVCKEIVKQPVVLPCQHSVCLMCASEVLVQNGYPPPELPPEPNSPASTPNTRSPRQARRPMPKAEQRPIDRVLRAGYGTYPGRRRKEGPPLVMMFPCIPCGRDVELGEKGLTDCLRNLTLERIVERYRHTVSLGSVAVMCQFCKPPQALEATKGCADCRASFCNECFKLYHPWGTPRAQHEHVQPTLNFRPKVLTCPEHDQERLQFYCKSCQRLLCPLCKLRRAHAGHKVMPVAQAYQTLKDKITKEINYILANQETVLAQITQLESATTQMEVNSVAAREQLTQSVRDLTAALAERHALLAQALEGARQRRGEALAGQVDERRSLMENAGLMAFSQELLKETDPSCFVQAARQTHNRLSKSIEGMQCFSLVADPSFRHFQLDVSKELKLLKELQFTQAPLAPVIDTQRTLAYDQLFLCWRLPQESAPAWHFSVEYRRRGVVPGGGARGGVRGGLAAARWGWQRLEEVGGTSAVIDRLEMDSVYVLRVRGCNKAGFGEYSEEVYLHTPPAPVLNFYLDSRWGLHADRLVVSKEQRGARSVPGLSLLQAADRALTSCHLTADLLVGDVAITQGRHYWACSVEPGSYLVKVGVGLEAKLQEWFHLPQDMASPRYDPDSGHDSGAEDALDSPPPFSFLTMGMGKIYLPQHSNHHHANGTRDPVTNGNSPSSPGGLTYPLPPRLGVCLDFEKGRVTFYDAHSLRPLWDGPVDCSGPVCPAFCFIGGGALQLQELVANRNADPTPVRRVTIQSRVTKMNK
- the trim46b gene encoding tripartite motif-containing 46b isoform X2, producing the protein MDALVRISSNVKSMERELHCPVCKEIVKQPVVLPCQHSVCLMCASEVLVQNGYPPPELPPEPNSPASTPNTRSPRQARRPMPKAEQRPIDRVLRAGYGTYPGRRRKEGPPLVMMFPCIPCGRDVELGEKGLTDCLRNLTLERIVERYRHTVSLGSVAVMCQFCKPPQALEATKGCADCRASFCNECFKLYHPWGTPRAQHEHVQPTLNFRPKVLTCPEHDQERLQFYCKSCQRLLCPLCKLRRAHAGHKVMPVAQAYQTLKDKITKEINYILANQETVLAQITQLESATTQMEVNSVAAREQLTQSVRDLTAALAERHALLAQALEGARQRRGEALAGQVDERRSLMENAGLMAFSQELLKETDPSCFVQAARQTHNRLSKSIEGMQCFSLVADPSFRHFQLDVSKELKLLKELQFTQAPLAPVIDTQRTLAYDQLFLCWRLPQESAPAWHFSVEYRRRGVVPGGGARGGVRGGLAAARWGWQRLEEVGGTSAVIDRLEMDSVYVLRVRGCNKAGFGEYSEEVYLHTPPAPALRLSPIPSSFHPSPILFHFLSFPSICRQLRFVSLHLCC
- the trim46b gene encoding tripartite motif-containing 46b isoform X1, which translates into the protein MDALVRISSNVKSMERELHCPVCKEIVKQPVVLPCQHSVCLMCASEVLVQNGYPPPELPPEPNSPASTPNTRSPRQARRPMPKAEQRPIDRVLRAGYGTYPGRRRKEGPPLVMMFPCIPCGRDVELGEKGLTDCLRNLTLERIVERYRHTVSLGSVAVMCQFCKPPQALEATKGCADCRASFCNECFKLYHPWGTPRAQHEHVQPTLNFRPKVLTCPEHDQERLQFYCKSCQRLLCPLCKLRRAHAGHKVMPVAQAYQTLKDKITKEINYILANQETVLAQITQLESATTQMEVNSVAAREQLTQSVRDLTAALAERHALLAQALEGARQRRGEALAGQVDERRSLMENAGLMAFSQELLKETDPSCFVQAARQTHNRLSKSIEGMQCFSLVADPSFRHFQLDVSKELKLLKELQFTQAPLAPVIDTQRTLAYDQLFLCWRLPQESAPAWHFSVEYRRRGVVPGGGARGGVRGGLAAARWGWQRLEEVGGTSAVIDRLEMDSVYVLRVRGCNKAGFGEYSEEVYLHTPPAPALRLSPIPSSFHPSPILFHFLSFPSICRQLRFVSLHLCVRMCIHIF